One window of Roseisolibacter agri genomic DNA carries:
- a CDS encoding flagellin, translated as MKIQTNTAANSALGYMKVNAQNTERSIQKLSSGFRINRAADDAAGLAIANQLRADAKTLGQAQKNAAQASAMLQIADGAASTLGNIFDRMRELASQGASANIGGQGSKLQDEWNALYKEADRLITGTKYQGTNVLTSLNGSAATTAAAGTAALSGATAGQTASLAAGGIAASSGATNAANGSYTLSVSGSTMTLTGPGGTTATASTTPSGGKITFASAGIEINTSGSYVAGSAGTAASSGTAGSFTGDITGVTTLPASMSGSNSGYEIRDGAAGALELWTTGGGAAKVGETSGAVTTGAGSATFDNGAVISLSGFTQASAGSAAATGSSSALTANLSSVTNAVQNASENGSYAFVDDGGTGVKLQKGGVDVPGATVANASITSGATLTFGNFSVTLDAGVSSQADLIGQTFTFGGAAAAVAPTASSANNDTFAVSGYSAGSAAVANSLDGATFSVSGMTVTAAAVAAPSILVGTSASQATGTLAQRAAVYDSADSIQLSLGSLDDMDIKNLSSSVNTGAGAAATGASLLTTAGAKDALARLDLAQEKLNTFVGKLGAAQSRVDYASQNVDSMLQNTQAAESSIRDADMAKEMSAFTKNNILQQAAQSMLSQANQGTQGILQLLRG; from the coding sequence ATGAAGATCCAGACGAACACCGCCGCCAACAGCGCCCTGGGCTACATGAAGGTCAATGCCCAGAACACCGAGCGCTCGATCCAGAAGCTGTCGTCCGGCTTCCGGATCAACCGCGCGGCGGACGACGCGGCCGGCCTCGCGATCGCGAACCAGCTGCGCGCGGACGCGAAGACCCTCGGCCAGGCGCAGAAGAACGCCGCCCAGGCGAGCGCGATGCTCCAGATCGCCGACGGCGCGGCGAGCACGCTCGGCAACATCTTCGACCGCATGCGCGAGCTGGCGTCGCAGGGCGCCTCGGCCAACATCGGCGGCCAGGGCTCGAAGCTGCAGGACGAGTGGAACGCGCTGTACAAGGAGGCCGACCGCCTCATCACCGGCACCAAGTACCAGGGCACGAACGTCCTCACGAGCCTCAACGGCTCGGCGGCGACGACGGCGGCCGCGGGTACGGCGGCGCTGAGCGGCGCGACGGCGGGCCAGACGGCCTCGCTCGCGGCGGGCGGCATCGCGGCGTCGAGCGGCGCGACCAACGCGGCGAACGGCAGCTACACGCTGTCGGTCAGCGGCAGCACGATGACGCTGACGGGCCCGGGCGGCACGACGGCGACGGCCAGCACGACGCCCTCCGGTGGCAAGATCACCTTCGCGTCGGCCGGCATCGAGATCAACACGAGCGGCTCCTACGTGGCCGGCTCGGCGGGCACCGCCGCGTCCAGCGGCACGGCCGGCTCGTTCACGGGCGACATCACGGGCGTCACGACGCTGCCCGCCAGCATGTCGGGCTCGAACTCGGGCTACGAGATCCGCGACGGCGCGGCCGGGGCGCTCGAGCTGTGGACGACGGGCGGCGGCGCGGCGAAGGTCGGTGAGACCTCGGGCGCGGTGACCACCGGCGCGGGCTCGGCGACGTTCGACAACGGCGCGGTCATCTCGCTCAGCGGCTTCACGCAGGCCTCGGCCGGCTCGGCGGCGGCGACGGGTTCCTCGAGCGCGCTGACGGCGAACCTCTCGTCGGTCACGAACGCGGTCCAGAACGCGTCGGAGAACGGCTCCTACGCCTTCGTCGACGACGGCGGCACCGGCGTCAAGCTCCAGAAGGGCGGCGTGGACGTCCCGGGCGCGACGGTCGCCAACGCCAGCATCACGAGCGGCGCGACGCTGACCTTCGGCAACTTCTCGGTCACGCTCGACGCCGGCGTCAGCAGCCAGGCGGACCTGATCGGCCAGACCTTCACCTTCGGCGGCGCGGCCGCGGCGGTGGCCCCGACGGCCAGCTCGGCGAACAACGACACCTTCGCGGTCAGCGGCTACAGCGCCGGCTCGGCGGCGGTCGCCAACTCGCTCGACGGCGCGACCTTCTCGGTCAGCGGCATGACGGTGACGGCGGCGGCGGTCGCGGCCCCGAGCATCCTGGTCGGCACCAGCGCCAGCCAGGCGACGGGCACGCTCGCGCAGCGCGCCGCGGTCTACGACTCGGCGGACTCGATCCAGCTCAGCCTCGGCTCGCTCGACGACATGGACATCAAGAACCTGTCGAGCAGCGTGAACACGGGCGCGGGTGCGGCGGCGACGGGGGCCTCGCTCCTGACGACCGCCGGCGCGAAGGACGCGCTGGCCCGCCTCGACCTGGCGCAGGAGAAGCTGAACACCTTCGTCGGTAAGCTCGGTGCCGCGCAGTCGCGCGTCGACTACGCCTCGCAGAACGTCGACTCGATGCTGCAGAATACGCAGGCCGCCGAGTCCTCGATCCGCGACGCCGACATGGCGAAGGAGATGTCGGCCTTCACCAAGAACAACATCCTGCAGCAGGCCGCGCAGTCGATGCTGTCGCAGGCGAACCAGGGCACGCAGGGCATCCTCCAGCTGCTCCGCGGCTGA
- a CDS encoding flagellin, translating to MRVTNSLVTRSLTNRLLDSQRLLAEAQERVASGKRVRKMSDDPTAGSAIMQASGSLRAISQYQRNVGNVVARLDGEDTALGQLTDMMTRAKELAAATVGATVGAPGRRAAALEVRGLLAQAIQVGNVRVGDEYLFGGTTNDGRPPFTASTTLPDGTRVFVQTDTPPAVPPAPPGDPIPRPPTGERQIEIAAGSTMLGAHDGQTVFLDTGVLAALEDLALAMENDSPDEMRTAMGALDRGFDDVQALLGDVGARQNQVDSVLAGLAALEDNLVEEKSSLSEVEMEAAITEMLQRQTAYQAAMMASSKVLGLSLTDYIR from the coding sequence ATGCGCGTCACCAACTCGCTCGTCACCCGATCGCTCACCAACCGGCTGCTGGACTCCCAGCGGCTGCTCGCCGAGGCGCAGGAGCGCGTGGCGAGCGGGAAGCGCGTGCGGAAGATGTCGGACGATCCGACGGCGGGGTCGGCGATCATGCAGGCCAGCGGCTCGCTGCGCGCCATCTCGCAGTACCAGCGCAACGTCGGGAACGTCGTCGCCCGGCTGGACGGCGAGGACACCGCGCTCGGCCAGCTGACGGACATGATGACGCGCGCCAAGGAGCTGGCCGCCGCCACCGTCGGCGCCACGGTCGGCGCGCCGGGCCGCCGGGCCGCCGCCCTCGAGGTGCGCGGGCTGCTGGCGCAGGCGATCCAGGTCGGCAACGTGCGCGTCGGCGACGAGTACCTGTTCGGCGGCACGACCAACGACGGCCGGCCGCCGTTCACCGCGTCGACCACGCTGCCCGACGGCACGCGCGTCTTCGTCCAGACGGACACGCCGCCGGCCGTCCCGCCGGCGCCGCCCGGCGACCCGATCCCGCGCCCGCCCACCGGCGAGCGCCAGATCGAGATCGCGGCCGGCTCCACGATGCTCGGCGCCCACGACGGCCAGACGGTCTTCCTCGACACCGGCGTGCTGGCCGCGCTCGAGGACCTCGCGCTCGCGATGGAGAACGACAGCCCGGACGAGATGCGCACGGCGATGGGCGCGCTCGACCGCGGCTTCGACGACGTGCAGGCGCTGCTCGGCGACGTGGGCGCCCGGCAGAATCAGGTCGACTCCGTCCTCGCGGGGCTCGCGGCCCTCGAGGACAACCTCGTCGAGGAGAAGTCCTCGCTCTCCGAGGTCGAGATGGAGGCCGCGATCACCGAGATGCTGCAGCGCCAGACCGCCTACCAGGCCGCCATGATGGCCTCCTCGAAGGTGCTGGGCCTGAGCCTCACCGACTACATCCGTTGA
- the fliW gene encoding flagellar assembly protein FliW — protein MTTLTASDPTMDAVESPIASDLLGPLQVPSAALLTFPAGLLGFPEARRWALIPSGRDGLAWLQSADASDLIFLLADPFHWFPGYEIDVPNMSATPGEVVTPESIAVFAIVTLPGGGNDRASANLRAPVLLDVASRTGRQMVLADDRYQVQTPFDLE, from the coding sequence ATGACGACGCTGACCGCCTCCGACCCGACGATGGACGCCGTGGAGTCCCCGATCGCCTCCGACCTCCTCGGACCCCTGCAGGTGCCGTCGGCGGCGCTCCTCACCTTCCCGGCGGGCCTCCTCGGCTTCCCGGAGGCGCGGCGGTGGGCCCTCATCCCCTCGGGGCGCGACGGGCTGGCCTGGCTGCAGAGCGCGGACGCGTCGGACCTCATCTTCCTGCTCGCCGACCCGTTCCACTGGTTCCCGGGCTACGAGATCGACGTGCCGAACATGAGCGCGACGCCGGGCGAGGTCGTGACCCCCGAGTCGATCGCGGTGTTCGCCATCGTCACGCTGCCGGGCGGCGGGAACGACCGCGCGAGCGCGAACCTGCGCGCCCCCGTGCTCCTCGACGTCGCCTCGCGCACCGGGCGGCAGATGGTGCTGGCGGACGACCGCTACCAGGTCCAGACGCCGTTCGACCTGGAGTGA
- a CDS encoding chemotaxis protein CheA yields MSEFTLDDAVTLLLQLEPEDREEFARIREALADLAFGNKVPIAIQPTVAKAVRVLKPLAEGTAADPAATFAEVCALIEQAMDAGLAAPPAAAPAAAAPPSHAVSSSAVPSSAPSESDVLPADVDLDLLRDFLVESRDCISGSEAALLALEHTPDDIEAVNTVFRAFHTVKGTSAFIGLVRLTSFAHEAESLLSRVRDREIAYTSACATLSLRSVDMLKALLDAVEETLRTSGPGGALETPDGYQALIDALVGYDGSDAAPAIAAAAAAEVAPSITAPALASLAAEVAGAPAVERRQGDRRQGDRRQGDRRAAGSEADQFLRVRTDRLDRLIDMVGELVIAQSMIAGDQTLAAAAGTHHELTKKITHAGKIVRELQDLSMSMRMVPLKATFQKLTRLVRDVAAKLGKDVEFSTEGEDTEVDRNMVDVIGDPLVHMVRNALDHGVETPEDRLRAGKARQGHVKLSAYQSGGSVIVELKDDGRGLNREKIVRKAIEKGLIDSDRGMTDGEVFQLIFAPGFSTADQVTDVSGRGVGMDVVKRNIESVRGRIEIVSEPGQGTTFYVRLPLTLAVTDGMLVRVGTERYIVPTTNIHMSFRPERGMLQTVAGRGEVVTLRGEVMPVVRLHRLFRVPGAVEDPTQALLMIVGDGHQRRSALLVDELLSQQQVVAKSLGDGIGAVGGIAGGAILGDGRVGLILDVTDIVALAQSGEATPEWAEGKRAVA; encoded by the coding sequence ATGTCTGAGTTCACGCTCGACGACGCCGTCACCCTGCTGCTGCAGCTCGAGCCCGAGGATCGGGAGGAGTTCGCGCGCATCCGCGAGGCGCTCGCCGACCTCGCCTTCGGCAACAAGGTGCCGATCGCCATCCAGCCCACGGTCGCGAAGGCGGTGCGCGTGCTGAAGCCCCTCGCCGAGGGGACCGCCGCCGATCCCGCCGCCACGTTCGCGGAGGTGTGCGCGCTGATCGAGCAGGCGATGGACGCCGGCCTCGCCGCCCCGCCGGCCGCCGCTCCCGCGGCCGCCGCTCCACCGTCTCACGCCGTATCGTCCTCCGCCGTTCCGTCCTCCGCGCCATCGGAGTCCGACGTGCTGCCGGCCGACGTCGACCTCGACCTGCTGCGCGACTTCCTCGTCGAGAGCCGCGACTGCATCAGCGGCTCCGAGGCCGCGCTGCTGGCGCTCGAGCACACGCCCGACGACATCGAGGCCGTCAACACGGTCTTCCGCGCGTTCCACACGGTGAAGGGCACGTCGGCCTTCATCGGGCTGGTGCGCCTGACGAGCTTCGCGCACGAGGCGGAGTCGCTGCTGTCGCGCGTGCGCGACCGCGAGATCGCCTACACGAGCGCGTGCGCGACGCTGTCGCTGCGCTCCGTGGACATGCTGAAGGCGCTGCTCGACGCGGTCGAGGAGACGCTGCGCACGAGCGGCCCGGGCGGCGCGCTGGAGACGCCGGACGGCTACCAGGCGCTCATCGACGCGCTGGTGGGCTACGACGGCAGCGACGCGGCTCCCGCGATCGCCGCCGCAGCGGCGGCCGAGGTGGCGCCGTCGATCACCGCGCCCGCGCTGGCGTCGCTCGCGGCTGAGGTGGCGGGCGCGCCCGCGGTCGAGCGCCGGCAGGGCGATCGCCGGCAGGGCGACCGTCGCCAGGGCGACCGCCGCGCCGCCGGCAGCGAGGCCGACCAGTTCCTGCGCGTCCGCACCGACCGCCTCGACCGCCTGATCGACATGGTGGGCGAGCTGGTGATCGCGCAGTCGATGATCGCCGGCGACCAGACCCTGGCCGCTGCCGCGGGCACGCACCACGAGCTGACGAAGAAGATCACGCACGCGGGCAAGATCGTGCGCGAGCTGCAGGACCTGAGCATGTCGATGCGCATGGTCCCGCTCAAGGCGACCTTCCAGAAGCTCACGCGCCTGGTGCGCGACGTGGCCGCGAAGCTGGGCAAGGACGTCGAGTTCTCGACCGAGGGTGAGGACACCGAGGTCGATCGCAACATGGTGGACGTCATCGGCGACCCGCTCGTGCACATGGTCCGCAACGCGCTCGACCACGGCGTCGAGACGCCCGAGGACCGCCTGCGCGCGGGCAAGGCGCGGCAGGGGCACGTCAAGCTCTCCGCCTATCAGTCGGGCGGCAGCGTGATCGTGGAGCTGAAGGACGACGGCCGCGGGCTCAATCGCGAGAAGATCGTCCGCAAGGCGATCGAGAAGGGGCTGATCGACAGCGACCGCGGCATGACCGACGGCGAGGTGTTCCAGCTCATCTTCGCGCCGGGCTTCTCGACCGCCGACCAGGTGACGGACGTCTCGGGCCGCGGCGTCGGCATGGACGTCGTGAAGCGCAACATCGAGAGCGTCCGCGGCCGCATCGAGATCGTCTCGGAGCCGGGGCAGGGCACGACCTTCTACGTGCGCCTCCCGCTCACGCTCGCGGTCACCGACGGCATGCTGGTGCGCGTGGGCACGGAGCGCTACATCGTGCCGACGACCAACATCCACATGAGCTTCCGCCCGGAGCGCGGCATGCTCCAGACGGTCGCCGGCCGCGGCGAGGTCGTGACGCTGCGCGGCGAGGTGATGCCGGTCGTCCGGCTGCACCGCCTCTTCCGCGTCCCGGGCGCGGTCGAGGATCCGACGCAGGCGCTGCTCATGATCGTCGGCGACGGCCACCAGCGCCGCAGCGCGCTGCTGGTGGACGAGCTGCTCTCGCAGCAGCAGGTGGTCGCGAAGTCGCTCGGCGACGGCATCGGCGCGGTCGGCGGCATCGCCGGCGGCGCGATCCTCGGCGACGGCCGCGTGGGGCTCATCCTCGACGTCACCGACATCGTCGCGCTCGCGCAGAGCGGCGAGGCGACGCCCGAGTGGGCCGAGGGGAAGCGCGCCGTCGCCTGA
- the fliD gene encoding flagellar filament capping protein FliD: MAESLTSIPGVSSGIDWSSVVDAIITAEKRPATRLQATITANAKKKDALELFRQAMQSLQSAADGLRNGKALDAFSVSAVGADATGRGVLAATVGTGAVGGTYAVNVTSLAAAQKTVASTGWTGTQTLASGGTLTIGGKPVTLVAGEKLSEVRDRINAETARTGVQASLLSMNADGSDQRLVLTGQKTGLVNAFAVADDTNGALVAALGIGGAPAVPASDATFTLDGGATPITRPTNTITDAIPGVTMTLGAKGTSTVTVERQPNAGATTMQAFVDAYNKVQAFVKGQSVAGSPLQNDPLLRSVRGQLATLVLTPAARVDDSGVPTAVVDDMTSLGALGVSVQKDGTLTFDRAKFDAVYPSRMGDVRAVLSDRMSTAFHFADDITGTFTGEIDKREQGMQTQNATLQARIDEFDSRLAKKRTALLAKYARFEASLGTLKSLGEQMAAQFSGLNKSSDS, encoded by the coding sequence ATGGCCGAATCACTCACCAGCATCCCCGGCGTCTCCAGCGGCATCGACTGGAGCAGCGTCGTGGACGCGATCATCACCGCCGAGAAGCGGCCTGCGACGCGCCTGCAGGCCACCATCACGGCGAACGCGAAGAAGAAGGACGCGCTGGAGCTGTTCCGGCAGGCCATGCAGTCGCTGCAGTCGGCGGCCGACGGCCTGCGCAACGGCAAGGCGCTCGACGCCTTCAGCGTCTCCGCCGTGGGCGCGGACGCCACCGGCCGCGGCGTGCTCGCCGCGACCGTGGGCACCGGCGCGGTCGGCGGCACGTACGCGGTCAACGTCACGTCGCTCGCGGCGGCGCAGAAGACCGTCGCCTCCACCGGCTGGACGGGCACGCAGACGCTCGCCAGCGGCGGCACGCTCACCATCGGCGGCAAGCCGGTGACGCTCGTCGCGGGCGAGAAGCTGAGCGAGGTGCGCGACCGCATCAACGCCGAGACCGCGCGCACCGGCGTGCAGGCCTCCCTCCTGTCGATGAACGCCGACGGGAGCGACCAGCGGCTCGTGCTCACCGGGCAGAAGACCGGCCTGGTGAACGCGTTCGCGGTGGCGGACGACACGAACGGCGCGCTCGTGGCGGCGCTCGGCATCGGCGGCGCGCCGGCGGTGCCGGCGTCGGACGCCACGTTCACGCTCGACGGCGGCGCCACGCCGATCACGCGCCCGACCAACACCATCACCGACGCGATCCCCGGCGTCACGATGACGCTCGGCGCGAAGGGGACGAGCACCGTCACCGTCGAGCGCCAGCCGAACGCCGGCGCGACGACCATGCAGGCGTTCGTCGACGCGTACAACAAGGTGCAGGCGTTCGTGAAGGGGCAGAGCGTCGCCGGCAGCCCGCTGCAGAACGACCCGCTGCTGCGCAGCGTGCGCGGGCAGCTCGCGACGCTCGTGCTGACGCCGGCCGCGCGCGTCGACGACTCGGGCGTCCCCACCGCCGTCGTCGACGACATGACGTCGCTCGGCGCGCTCGGCGTGTCGGTGCAGAAGGACGGCACGCTGACGTTCGACCGGGCCAAGTTCGACGCCGTCTATCCGTCGCGCATGGGCGACGTGCGCGCGGTGCTGTCGGACCGCATGAGCACCGCGTTCCACTTCGCGGACGACATCACCGGGACGTTCACCGGCGAGATCGACAAGCGCGAGCAGGGGATGCAGACGCAGAACGCGACGCTCCAGGCCCGCATCGACGAGTTCGACTCCCGGCTCGCCAAGAAGCGCACGGCGCTCCTCGCCAAGTACGCGCGCTTCGAGGCGTCGCTGGGCACGCTCAAGTCGCTGGGCGAGCAGATGGCCGCCCAGTTCTCGGGACTCAACAAGTCGAGCGACAGCTGA
- a CDS encoding response regulator → MILLIEDDLVTCHIMTALLKRLRHAHVVAHNGAEALEQVARQPIDLIIADLMLPDMHGLELIEQILVRPHLQDIPVMFCTASADAKTVERALALGAVDFVKKPINVDAFATRIERALKRAPARWESWREMIKRLRVDSRTFHPLLMLARDHLAELVQNLGKIREGRSSVDEMGKDELSSRVLRVRGAALNVGAIRTVQLVDFLWSGRATHEDVADLHAALVIELAAFEQALQSRSSQFFAAAAGGR, encoded by the coding sequence GTGATCCTCCTCATCGAAGACGACCTCGTGACGTGTCACATCATGACGGCGCTGCTCAAGCGGCTCCGCCATGCGCACGTCGTGGCGCACAACGGCGCCGAGGCCCTCGAGCAGGTGGCGCGGCAGCCGATCGACCTGATCATCGCCGATCTCATGCTCCCCGACATGCACGGGCTGGAGCTGATCGAGCAGATCCTGGTGCGGCCGCACCTGCAGGACATCCCCGTGATGTTCTGCACCGCGAGCGCCGACGCCAAGACCGTCGAGCGCGCGCTCGCGCTGGGCGCGGTCGACTTCGTCAAGAAGCCCATCAACGTCGACGCGTTCGCGACCCGCATCGAGCGCGCGCTCAAGCGCGCGCCCGCGCGCTGGGAGAGCTGGCGCGAGATGATCAAGCGCCTGCGCGTCGACAGCCGCACCTTCCACCCACTGCTCATGCTCGCCCGCGACCACCTCGCGGAGCTGGTGCAGAACCTCGGCAAGATCCGCGAGGGGCGGTCGTCGGTGGACGAGATGGGCAAGGACGAGCTCTCGTCGCGCGTGCTGCGCGTGCGCGGCGCCGCGCTCAACGTCGGCGCCATCCGCACCGTGCAGCTGGTCGACTTCCTCTGGTCGGGGCGCGCCACGCACGAGGACGTGGCCGACCTGCACGCGGCGCTCGTCATCGAGCTCGCCGCCTTCGAGCAGGCGCTCCAGAGCCGCAGCTCGCAGTTCTTCGCCGCCGCAGCCGGCGGCCGCTGA
- a CDS encoding sensor histidine kinase encodes MKRETKRRDGALARSRRFRTAKLLVSAVDAPPSHASSSSASPSSASPLSAVPPLAAVAHELRTPLHGMQGLLDLLRATPLDAEQSAHVAALGDAAAAMLRLVEDALTLARLEAGGEDAAEAAAVAPRALLEDAARTLAPLAAARGLTCDVEVADDAPATVVLPADRVRQVLLNLGGNAVKYTRRGGVRLRARGDGGDLALDVIDTGPGFTDAQRARLFRAWDRLDAADDASPVGGSGLGLVLAQALTARLGGRLEVASVHGQGSTFTLRLPAAPPAATLGG; translated from the coding sequence ATGAAGCGTGAGACGAAACGGCGGGACGGCGCACTGGCGCGGTCCCGCCGTTTCCGTACCGCCAAGCTGCTCGTCTCCGCCGTGGACGCCCCACCGTCTCACGCTTCATCGTCCTCCGCTTCACCGTCCTCCGCCTCTCCGTTGTCCGCCGTTCCTCCTCTGGCCGCCGTCGCGCACGAGCTCCGCACGCCCCTCCACGGCATGCAGGGGCTCCTCGACCTCCTGCGCGCCACGCCGCTCGACGCCGAGCAGTCCGCGCACGTCGCCGCCCTCGGCGACGCGGCGGCGGCGATGCTGCGGCTGGTCGAGGACGCGCTGACGCTCGCGCGGCTGGAGGCGGGCGGCGAGGACGCGGCGGAGGCGGCGGCCGTCGCGCCGCGCGCGCTGCTGGAGGATGCGGCGCGCACGCTGGCGCCGCTGGCCGCCGCGCGTGGGCTCACGTGCGACGTCGAGGTGGCGGACGACGCGCCCGCGACCGTCGTCCTGCCCGCCGACCGCGTGCGGCAGGTGCTGCTCAACCTCGGCGGCAACGCGGTGAAGTACACGCGGCGCGGCGGCGTGCGGCTGCGGGCGCGCGGCGACGGCGGCGACCTCGCGCTCGACGTGATCGACACGGGCCCGGGGTTCACCGACGCGCAGCGCGCGCGCCTCTTCCGCGCGTGGGACCGGCTCGATGCGGCGGACGACGCGTCGCCCGTCGGTGGCAGCGGGCTGGGGCTCGTGCTCGCGCAGGCGCTGACGGCGCGCCTGGGTGGCCGGCTGGAGGTCGCGAGCGTGCACGGGCAGGGGAGCACCTTCACGCTGCGGCTGCCCGCCGCACCGCCGGCGGCGACCCTCGGCGGTTAA
- the fliS gene encoding flagellar export chaperone FliS, with protein MSFPATSPYAAAVRQSFASPAGLPARPVAAAAGRAPAGYANQAARYRNAELESASPGQLVVMLFDKILLTLRRARLAIESRSIEDRVELLLKANEMITELKVSLDFEQGGAIAQNLDALYAFSLRQLFEASRTGDAAKIDGVVRVMDELRDAFAQIVSSGAAHGGSPAANAAPGAPVMPMAARSA; from the coding sequence ATGAGCTTTCCGGCCACCTCGCCGTACGCCGCCGCCGTCCGTCAGAGCTTCGCCTCGCCGGCCGGTCTGCCCGCCCGCCCCGTCGCCGCGGCGGCCGGCCGCGCGCCGGCCGGCTACGCCAACCAGGCCGCGCGCTATCGCAACGCGGAGCTCGAGTCGGCGTCGCCCGGGCAGCTGGTCGTGATGCTGTTCGACAAGATCCTGCTCACGCTGCGGCGCGCGCGCCTCGCCATCGAGTCGCGCAGCATCGAGGACCGCGTCGAGCTGCTCCTGAAGGCGAACGAGATGATCACCGAGCTGAAGGTGTCGCTCGACTTCGAGCAGGGCGGCGCGATCGCGCAGAACCTGGACGCGCTGTACGCGTTCTCGCTGCGCCAGCTGTTCGAGGCGAGCCGCACGGGCGACGCGGCGAAGATCGACGGCGTGGTGCGCGTGATGGACGAGCTGCGCGACGCGTTCGCGCAGATCGTGAGCAGCGGCGCGGCGCACGGTGGCAGCCCGGCCGCGAACGCGGCGCCCGGTGCGCCCGTGATGCCGATGGCGGCGCGGAGCGCCTGA
- a CDS encoding response regulator, with protein sequence MKFLVVDDSSTMRRIVVNSLQRIGFTDIVEAGDGKEALEKYDATIRFVITDWNMPNMTGTELAKALRDRGEQVPILMVTARSVREDIIEAMEAGVNNYIVKPFTPQILKEKIDALMSVAAG encoded by the coding sequence ATGAAGTTCTTGGTCGTCGATGACTCGTCGACGATGCGCCGCATCGTCGTCAACTCGCTCCAGCGCATCGGATTCACCGACATCGTCGAAGCCGGCGACGGGAAGGAGGCGCTCGAGAAGTACGACGCCACCATCCGGTTCGTGATCACGGACTGGAACATGCCCAACATGACGGGCACCGAGCTGGCCAAGGCGCTGCGCGACCGCGGCGAGCAGGTCCCGATCCTCATGGTGACCGCGCGCAGCGTGCGCGAGGACATCATCGAGGCGATGGAGGCGGGCGTGAACAACTACATCGTGAAGCCGTTCACGCCGCAGATCCTGAAGGAAAAGATCGACGCGCTGATGAGCGTCGCGGCCGGATGA
- a CDS encoding flagellar biosynthesis anti-sigma factor FlgM, whose product MSIRNIGNTYGPARAVPAAPASPAKGPGGVTEPATPASPAAPRNDSVQISDAGRALAGTEGGERASSLSPERVAELRRKVLEGAYNSVQSVDQVAQRILKSGDL is encoded by the coding sequence ATGAGCATTCGCAACATCGGCAACACCTACGGTCCGGCCCGTGCCGTGCCTGCCGCGCCCGCCAGCCCCGCGAAGGGGCCCGGTGGCGTGACGGAGCCCGCCACGCCGGCCTCGCCCGCGGCGCCGCGCAACGACTCCGTCCAGATCTCCGACGCCGGCCGCGCGCTGGCCGGGACCGAGGGTGGCGAGCGTGCGTCGTCGCTGAGCCCCGAGCGCGTGGCGGAGCTGCGCCGCAAGGTGCTCGAGGGCGCCTACAACTCCGTCCAGTCGGTCGACCAGGTCGCGCAGCGGATCCTGAAGAGCGGCGATCTCTGA